The Arachis hypogaea cultivar Tifrunner chromosome 14, arahy.Tifrunner.gnm2.J5K5, whole genome shotgun sequence genome has a segment encoding these proteins:
- the LOC112744262 gene encoding uncharacterized protein, translated as MSSKERPTLGGTRIKTRKRNIAAPLDPAAFADAVVQIYLDNAGDLELVAKNIESSDLNFSRYGDTFFEVVFTGGRTQPGTTKPDEGERHPYSIIECEPKREVILPSVIYIQKILRRKPFLIKNLENVMQKFLQSLELFEENERKKLAIFTALAFSQKLSGLPPETVFQPLLKDNLVAKGLVLSFITDFFKEYLIDNSLDDLISILKRGKVEDNLLEFFPPTKRSNESFSEHFSKEGLVALVEYNEKKIFEVKLKEMKSALTTQITEEVDISEVIENVKVRVRDAKLPDIEVVRVLWDVLMDAVQWSGKNQQQNANSALRQVKTWAELLNTFCTTGKLELELMYKVQMQCYEDAKLMKLFPEIIRSLYEQDVLAEDTILHWFRKGTNTKGRQTFVKALEPFVNWLEEAEEEE; from the exons ATGAG CTCGAAGGAGAGACCCACTCTTGG TGGCACGCGGATTAAGACCCGCAAACGGAATATTGCAGCGCCACTGGACCCTGCAGCATTCGCGGATGCAGTGGTCCAGATTTATTTGGATAATGCTGGTGATCTG GAACTTGTTGCTAAGAACATTGAATCTTCAGACCTTAACTTCTCAAGATACGGTGACACCTTTTTTGAG GTTGTTTTCACTGGGGGTCGTACACAACCCGGAACTACCAAGCCTGATGAGGGGGAGCGCCATCCATACTCTATAATAGAGTGTGAGCCAAAGCGTGAAGTCATCTTACCATCTGTAATCTACATACAAAAGATTTTGAGGCGAAAGCCATTCCTCATTAAGAACCTCGAAAATGTTATGCAAAAGTTCCTCCAGTCCTTGGAGCTTTTCGAggaaaatgagaggaaaaagcTGGCAATCTTCACAGCACTTGCATTCTCCCAGAAGCTCTCTGGTCTTCCACCAGAGACCGTGTTCCAACCACTTCTTAAGGATAACCTTGTGGCCAAAGGGCTAGTTCTGTCATTCATAACTGACTTCTTTAAGGAGTATCTGATTGACAACAGCCTTGATGATCTTATTTCAATTCTGAAAAGAGGAAAAGTAGAGGATAACCTCTTGGAGTTTTTCCCTCCTACAAAAAGATCCAACGAGTCTTTCTCTGAGCATTTCAG CAAGGAAGGACTAGTGGCATTGGTTGAGTACAATGAGAAGAAAATATTTGAGGTGAAACTTAAGGAAATGAAGTCTGCTTTGACAACTCAGATAACGGAGGAGGTTGATATATCTGAAGTAATTGAGAATGTGAAGGTGCGGGTCCGAGATGCTAAATTGCCAGATATTGAGGTTGTCCGGGTCTTGTGGGATGTTTTGATGGATGCTGTCCAGTGGTCAGGGAAAAATCAGCAACAGAATGCAAATTCAGCCCTACGCCAG GTAAAAACCTGGGCAGAACTGTTGAACACATTCTGCACCACTGGGAAACTGGAGCTAGAACTGATGTACAAGGTACAAATGCAATGCTACGAAGATGCAAAACTGATGAAGCTGTTCCCGGAGATTATTAGATCGCTCTACGAGCAGGATGTGCTGGCTGAAGACACCATCCTTCATTGGTTCCGCAAAGGAACAAACACGAAGGGCAG GCAAACCTTTGTGAAAGCATTGGAACCCTTTGTGAATTGGCTGGAGGAGGCAGAAGAGGAGGAATAA
- the LOC112744263 gene encoding riboflavin biosynthesis protein PYRR, chloroplastic → MALCLNLSPVSIICKCMAKASSHSTSNNGPHAFDAAFVRRAAVLADKSAGLTSPHPNFGCVITTPTGAVASEAYLYAQGTTPAEAQAVAAAGELCRGATAYLNMEPGDCHGDHAAVSALVQGGVKRVVIGMRNPLQHLRGNAVRALRSQGLQVDLLGEDLTSKVMEDAQKACILVNAPLICRAASRVPFSVLKYAMTLDGKIAASSGHASWISSKQSRNLVFELRGRSDAVIVGGNTVRKDNPRLTARHGGGHMPIRIVMSQTLNLPEEANLWDMSEVSTIVVTQRGARRSLQKLLASKGVEVVEFDILNPRDVMEYFHDRGYLSIFWECGGTLAAAAISSGVIHKVYAFVAPKIIGGKNAPTPVGELGMVEMSQALNLIDVCYEQVGPDMLISGFLQPLPDILPTIPSLDETYAVDPTVSPYESSIIFFYKTWDPYGALSNFSPHPIQMPDENGDNVTWLSVEHYYQAHKFIGMDDTLARDSIEKIKSAKSPEEAAKIGRSMQRKRPDLVRPDWDNIKIDVMYRALKCKFSTYPHLNTMLLSTTGSVLVEASPHDLFWGGGRDGEGLNYLGRLLMKLRSEFLGESSSSCESPSIAV, encoded by the exons ATGGCGTTGTGTCTGAATCTCAGCCCGGTCTCCATTATCTGCAAATGTATGGCAAAGGCATCATCCCACAGCACCTCAAACAATGGACCTCATGCCTTCGACGCTGCATTTGTCCGACGTGCAGCCGTTCTTGCTGACAAGTCTGCTGGCTTAACCTCTCCCCACCCAAACTTTGGCTGTGTCATCACCACCCCGACTGGCGCAGTTGCTAGTGAGGCCTACCTATATGCTCAGGGCACCACTCCTGCCGAGGCACAAGCTGTGGCGGCTGCAGGGGAGCTTTGCCGCGGGGCCACTGCATACCTCAACATGGAACCTGGTGATTGCCATGGCGATCATGCAGCTGTTTCTGCTCTTGTTCAG GGAGGGGTCAAAAGGGTTGTCATTGGAATGAGGAATCCATTGCAGCATCTCAGGGGCAATGCTGTGCGTGCACTGAGGAGCCAAGGTTTGCAGGTTGATCTCCTTGGAGAGGACCTCACAAGCAAAGTTATGGAG GATGCCCAAAAAGCTTGTATTCTTGTCAATGCTCCTTTAATTTGTAGAGCTGCTTCACGCGTTCCCTTTTCTGTTCTAAAGTATGCTATGACCCTTGACG GGAAAATTGCCGCCAGCAGTGGCCATGCCTCATGGATAAGCAGTAAGCAATCTAGAAATCTGGTTTTTGAGCTACGGGGTAGAAGTGATGCTGTTATTGTGGGTGGAAACACAGTACGGAAGGACA ATCCAAGACTGACTGCCAGACATGGAGGTGGGCATATGCCTATTCGTATAGTAATGTCCCAGACCCTCAATCTTCCAGAGGAAGCAAACCTATGGGACATGTCTGAGGTTTCTACTATAGTGGTAACACAGAGAGGTGCAAGGAGGAGTTTACAAAAGCTGCTTGCATCTAAAGGAGTTGAAGTTGTTGAATTCGACATATTAAATCCACGAGATGTTATGGAGTATTTTCATGATCGAGGATATCTTTCAATATTTTGGGAATGTGGAGGAACATTAGCTGCAGCTGCTATTTCATCTGGTGTAATTCACAAG GTCTATGCATTTGTTGCTCCTAAAATCATTGGTGGAAAGAATGCACCAACTCCTGTGGGTGAACTTGGGATGGTTGAGATGTCTCAAGCTTTGAATCTAATTGACGTTTGCTATGAGCAG GTTGGGCCTGACATGCTTATCAGTGGATTTCTTCAGCCCTTACCAGACATATTGCCTACTATTCCGTCACTCGATGAAACTTATGCTGTTGATCCTACTGTCTCACCATACGAGTCAAGCATCATATTTTTCTATAAAACATGGGATCCTTATGGTGCATTGTCAAATTTCTCTCCCCATCCCATTCAAATGCCTGATGAAAATGGTGATAATGTGACTTGGTTGAGTGTGGAGCATTACTACCAG GCTCACAAGTTTATTGGTATGGATGATACTCTTGCAAGAGATAGCATTGAAAAGATTAAATCTGCAAAAAGTCCAGAAGAAGCTGCAAAAATAGGAAGGTCAATGCAAAGGAAGCGACCTGATCTG GTAAGGCCTGATTGGGACAACATAAAGATTGATGTCATGTACAGGGCACTGAAATGCAAATTCTCGACATACCCACACTTGAATACCATGCTTCTTTCAACCACCGGTTCTGTTCTTGTCGAGGCTTCGCCACATGATTTGTTTTGGGGTGGAGGTCGAGATGGAGAAGGCTTAAACTATCTTGGTCGCTTATTGATGAAGTTAAGATCAGAGTTTCTTGGCGAGTCGTCATCATCATGCGAGTCCCCTAGTATAGCCGTATAG